One region of Streptomyces subrutilus genomic DNA includes:
- a CDS encoding amidinotransferase produces MEEVLVGRLEGATIPSHHPVVTCNIPPWGARLQGLAAGLKYPRALLGPAQEELDQFIALLQSLGVTVRRPDTLDHGQRFGTPDWTSRGFSNTCPRDSMLVIGDEIIETPMAWPCRYFETHAYRTILKDYFRRGARWTAAPKPQLTDELFDAEFRIPAAGEPMRYILTEFEPVFDAADFVRAGRDLFVTRSNVTNRMGIDWLRRHLGSGYRIHEIESRCRTPMHIDTTFVPLAPGKVLVNPDYVDVDRLPEVLSSWDVLVAPEPDRIDERLLRITSMCGKWLSMNVLMLDEHRVIAERHHTGMLRALERWGFEPVPCDLLHYAPFAGSFHCATLDIRRRGTLESYC; encoded by the coding sequence CTGGAGGAAGTGCTCGTCGGCCGCCTCGAGGGCGCGACCATCCCCTCCCATCACCCGGTCGTCACCTGCAACATCCCCCCGTGGGGAGCGCGGTTGCAGGGGCTCGCCGCCGGCTTGAAGTACCCACGCGCACTGCTCGGGCCGGCGCAGGAGGAACTCGATCAGTTCATCGCCCTCCTCCAGAGCCTCGGCGTCACGGTCAGGCGCCCGGACACGCTCGACCACGGACAGCGCTTCGGCACGCCCGACTGGACCTCGCGCGGGTTCTCCAACACCTGCCCGCGCGACAGCATGCTCGTCATCGGCGACGAGATCATCGAGACCCCGATGGCGTGGCCGTGCCGGTACTTCGAGACCCACGCCTACCGCACGATCCTCAAGGACTACTTCCGGCGCGGCGCGCGCTGGACGGCGGCCCCCAAACCGCAGCTGACCGACGAGCTGTTCGACGCGGAGTTCCGCATCCCGGCGGCCGGTGAGCCCATGCGCTACATCCTCACCGAGTTCGAACCGGTCTTCGACGCGGCGGACTTCGTCCGCGCGGGACGCGACCTGTTCGTGACGCGGAGCAACGTCACCAACCGCATGGGCATCGACTGGCTGCGCCGCCACCTCGGGTCCGGCTACCGCATCCACGAGATCGAGAGCCGCTGCCGCACGCCGATGCACATCGACACCACGTTCGTCCCGCTGGCCCCCGGCAAGGTGCTGGTCAACCCCGACTACGTCGATGTCGACCGCCTGCCCGAGGTCCTGAGCTCGTGGGACGTCCTGGTCGCCCCCGAACCCGACCGGATCGACGAGCGCCTGCTCAGGATCACCTCGATGTGCGGCAAGTGGCTCAGCATGAACGTGCTGATGCTCGACGAACACCGGGTGATCGCGGAACGGCACCACACCGGCATGCTGCGCGCACTCGAACGCTGGGGCTTCGAACCGGTCCCCTGCGACCTGCTGCACTACGCGCCGTTCGCCGGCTCGTTCCACTGCGCGACGCTCGACATCCGGCGCCGCGGCACGCTCGAGTCGTACTGCTAG
- a CDS encoding cytochrome P450 — MAVGTSTDAGVKVPALAGAPVVGSLFELKSDSLGAYLRARRELGDVVRIVAGPPGLRAELYCVFSPAGAQQVLASESANFRKDNRFYQEIRDSFGNGLLTSQDEDYLRQRRLVQPLFTRRRVDGYAGAVAAETEAVLAAWEQAPGGVVDVSGQMMHLALRAVSRILFGTDVEATVDVVDRCFPVITEYVLRRGYSPANFPRSWPTPANRRAAAAMDELYAVCDKIIGERRGLTGPAGGSGDGDGTGGSGSGSGSGSGSGSGSGEDLLTLLAAAGSSDDAEFDVTELRDQVLIFLLAGHETTATSLTFALHLLARHPEEQGRAREEIGRVLGGRTPEAADLDRLPYLTRVLKETMRLYPAAPVIGRNAVAATEVDGYAVPAGANVILAPWVTHRHPLHWPDPDRFDPERFTPEAEAGRPRYAWFPFGGGPRACIGQHFSMLESVIALAMILRAYEFEAVDTEIPVSAGITLRPDGPARCRVRRLEY, encoded by the coding sequence ATGGCAGTGGGGACGAGCACGGATGCCGGGGTGAAGGTGCCCGCTCTGGCGGGGGCGCCGGTGGTCGGGTCGCTGTTCGAGCTGAAGTCGGACTCGCTCGGCGCCTATCTCCGGGCCCGGCGCGAGCTCGGGGACGTCGTGCGGATCGTCGCCGGGCCGCCCGGGCTGCGGGCCGAGCTGTACTGCGTGTTCTCCCCGGCGGGGGCGCAGCAGGTGCTCGCCTCGGAGTCGGCAAACTTCCGCAAGGACAACCGCTTCTACCAGGAGATCCGGGACTCCTTCGGCAACGGGCTGCTGACCAGCCAGGACGAGGACTACCTGCGTCAGCGGCGGCTGGTCCAGCCGTTGTTCACGCGGCGCCGGGTGGACGGGTACGCGGGGGCCGTCGCCGCCGAGACCGAGGCGGTCCTCGCCGCCTGGGAGCAGGCTCCGGGCGGTGTGGTCGACGTGTCCGGGCAGATGATGCACCTGGCGCTGCGCGCCGTCTCCCGGATCCTGTTCGGGACCGACGTGGAGGCCACGGTCGACGTCGTGGACCGGTGCTTTCCGGTCATCACGGAGTACGTGCTGCGGCGCGGCTACTCCCCCGCCAACTTCCCGCGCAGCTGGCCGACCCCGGCCAACAGGCGGGCGGCCGCCGCGATGGACGAGCTGTACGCGGTCTGCGACAAGATCATCGGGGAGCGGCGGGGGCTTACCGGCCCCGCGGGCGGCTCCGGCGACGGCGACGGTACCGGTGGCTCCGGCTCCGGCTCCGGCTCCGGCTCCGGCTCCGGCTCCGGCTCCGGCGAGGATCTGCTCACGCTGCTCGCCGCCGCCGGGAGCTCGGACGACGCGGAGTTCGACGTCACCGAACTGCGCGACCAGGTGCTGATCTTCCTGCTCGCCGGGCACGAGACGACCGCCACCTCCCTCACCTTCGCCCTGCACCTGCTGGCCCGGCACCCCGAGGAGCAGGGCCGGGCTCGCGAGGAGATCGGCCGGGTCCTGGGCGGCCGTACGCCCGAGGCCGCCGACCTGGACCGGCTGCCGTACCTGACCCGGGTCCTGAAGGAGACGATGCGGCTCTACCCGGCCGCCCCGGTGATCGGCCGCAACGCCGTCGCCGCCACCGAGGTCGACGGGTACGCCGTCCCCGCCGGCGCGAACGTGATCCTGGCGCCGTGGGTGACGCACCGCCATCCGCTCCACTGGCCGGACCCCGACCGCTTCGACCCGGAGCGCTTCACCCCGGAGGCGGAGGCGGGCCGGCCGCGCTACGCCTGGTTCCCCTTCGGCGGCGGGCCGCGCGCGTGCATCGGGCAGCACTTCTCGATGCTGGAGTCGGTGATCGCGCTGGCGATGATCCTGCGGGCGTACGAGTTCGAGGCCGTGGACACCGAGATCCCCGTCAGCGCGGGCATCACCCTGCGGCCGGACGGTCCGGCACGCTGCCGGGTGCGCCGCCTGGAGTACTAG
- a CDS encoding MFS transporter, with protein MDPNTTPTSTGTDGKVRGSGNRLALFVIASCQLMVVLDITIVNIALPHIQTALDFSTESLSWVVNAYTLTFGGLLLLGGRIGDILGRKRVFIFGILLFGLASLLGGFAQNAGQLMAARALQGVGGAIASPTALALITTTFREGPARNRAFGVFAGVSAGGGAIGLLAGGMLVTWLDWRWVLFVNVPIAVLIALLAAKVLRESERHPGHFDLAGAMLSTLGMVALVYGFIRAAQDGWRDPWTLGSFGAAVVLLTLFIVNERQSPQPITPLHMFADRNRAGTYGIMLFLACAIFGMFFFLTLFVQIVLGFSPLRAGLAFLPVSAVIAVGAALASQLLPKFGPKPFMVGGALCSAAGLGWLTLSDVHSTYLGSILGPMLLFGLGMGLQFVSLTLMALSNVPDRESGAASGLLNATQQVGGSLGLSILVTVFGTASRNEAKDQLPGFLRTATPDQRASFERTGQFPKPWSDQVLTSGISAAFVVAALFTLVGAVIALFAIQVRPSDLERLQGNHTPAKV; from the coding sequence GTGGACCCGAACACAACGCCGACCAGCACCGGGACCGACGGCAAGGTCCGAGGGAGCGGGAACCGACTCGCCCTGTTCGTCATCGCTTCCTGCCAGCTGATGGTGGTCCTCGACATCACCATCGTGAACATCGCCCTGCCGCACATCCAGACCGCCCTCGACTTCTCCACCGAGAGCCTCTCCTGGGTGGTCAACGCCTACACCCTCACCTTCGGCGGACTGCTGCTGCTCGGCGGGCGCATCGGTGACATCCTCGGCCGCAAACGGGTCTTCATCTTCGGCATCCTGCTCTTCGGACTGGCCTCCCTCCTCGGCGGATTCGCCCAGAACGCCGGCCAGTTGATGGCCGCCCGGGCCCTGCAGGGCGTCGGCGGCGCCATCGCTTCCCCGACCGCCCTCGCGCTGATCACCACCACCTTCCGCGAAGGCCCCGCCCGCAACCGGGCGTTCGGCGTGTTCGCCGGGGTCTCGGCCGGCGGCGGCGCGATCGGGCTGCTCGCGGGCGGCATGCTGGTCACCTGGCTCGACTGGCGATGGGTGCTCTTCGTCAACGTCCCGATCGCCGTGCTGATCGCGCTGCTGGCCGCGAAGGTCCTCCGCGAGTCCGAACGCCACCCGGGGCACTTCGACCTCGCGGGCGCGATGCTGTCCACGCTCGGCATGGTCGCGCTGGTGTACGGGTTCATCCGCGCGGCCCAGGACGGCTGGCGCGACCCGTGGACGCTGGGCTCCTTCGGCGCCGCCGTGGTCCTGCTGACCCTCTTCATCGTCAACGAGCGGCAATCGCCCCAGCCCATCACCCCGCTGCACATGTTCGCCGACCGCAACCGGGCCGGGACGTACGGGATCATGCTGTTCCTCGCCTGCGCGATCTTCGGCATGTTCTTCTTCCTGACCCTCTTCGTGCAGATCGTGCTCGGCTTCAGCCCGCTGCGGGCGGGCCTCGCCTTCCTGCCGGTGAGCGCGGTGATCGCGGTGGGCGCCGCCCTCGCCTCGCAACTGCTGCCGAAGTTCGGTCCCAAGCCGTTCATGGTCGGGGGCGCGCTGTGCTCCGCGGCCGGACTGGGCTGGCTGACGCTGTCCGACGTCCACTCGACCTACCTGGGCAGCATCCTCGGCCCGATGCTCCTCTTCGGCCTCGGCATGGGCCTGCAGTTCGTCTCGCTGACGCTGATGGCCCTGTCCAATGTCCCGGACCGGGAGTCCGGCGCTGCGTCCGGGCTGCTCAACGCGACGCAGCAGGTCGGCGGTTCGCTCGGACTGTCGATCCTGGTGACCGTCTTCGGCACGGCCAGCCGCAACGAGGCCAAGGACCAGCTGCCCGGCTTCCTGCGGACGGCGACCCCCGACCAGCGGGCCTCCTTCGAGCGCACCGGACAGTTCCCGAAGCCCTGGAGCGACCAGGTGCTGACCTCAGGCATCAGCGCGGCCTTCGTCGTGGCCGCCCTGTTCACCCTCGTAGGGGCGGTGATCGCATTGTTCGCCATCCAGGTCCGGCCCTCTGACCTCGAACGTCTGCAGGGCAACCACACCCCGGCCAAGGTGTAG
- a CDS encoding excalibur calcium-binding domain-containing protein, producing MPSPARRWWHHPAVVITALVLIPPAGIALAWKGRWSKGKKIVATVVAGLWFLTPFLGDPPKKAEADAKPQAATPAPSSSPSPSEPPGFVGQNLKAAKAAASSAGYDTISHDATDTDAGQWDDDNWKVCFQAAAAKPIGKLPTLDFGVVRNEVPCPAKDGDPIPYPKMPKVIGLTFAKASETLGPIGLQKIEPLSAYTDVTLPTGVDDWAVCFQEPEEGKEVRSPKSTTAGLSLTAPGTPCPAGKNTELHPDPTPPPSRDDDSGTTTSTGGSSTGGSSTGGSSTGGSSSGSGGTSTGGGGSVSYKNCTAVRAAGAAPIRRGDPGYGKHLDRDGDGVACE from the coding sequence ATGCCCTCGCCCGCCCGACGCTGGTGGCACCATCCAGCGGTCGTCATCACCGCTCTCGTCCTCATACCGCCGGCCGGCATAGCCCTGGCCTGGAAGGGCCGTTGGAGCAAGGGCAAGAAGATCGTCGCCACGGTTGTCGCTGGGCTGTGGTTCCTCACCCCCTTCCTCGGCGACCCGCCGAAGAAGGCCGAGGCCGACGCGAAGCCCCAGGCGGCCACCCCCGCGCCGAGTTCCAGCCCGAGTCCCTCGGAACCTCCCGGCTTCGTCGGCCAGAACCTGAAGGCGGCCAAGGCCGCGGCCTCCTCGGCCGGGTACGACACGATCTCCCACGATGCCACCGACACCGACGCCGGCCAATGGGACGACGACAACTGGAAGGTGTGCTTCCAGGCCGCGGCGGCCAAACCGATCGGCAAGCTGCCGACGCTCGACTTCGGTGTCGTGCGCAACGAGGTCCCGTGCCCCGCCAAGGACGGCGACCCGATCCCCTACCCGAAGATGCCGAAGGTCATCGGCCTGACCTTCGCGAAGGCGTCCGAGACGCTGGGGCCGATCGGGCTCCAGAAGATCGAGCCGCTGAGCGCGTACACCGACGTCACCCTCCCCACGGGCGTGGACGACTGGGCCGTCTGCTTCCAGGAGCCCGAGGAGGGCAAGGAGGTCCGGAGCCCGAAGTCCACCACCGCCGGGCTGTCCCTCACCGCACCCGGCACGCCCTGCCCCGCCGGCAAGAACACGGAGCTGCACCCGGACCCGACTCCGCCGCCGAGCCGCGACGACGATTCCGGCACCACCACCTCCACCGGTGGATCGTCCACCGGCGGTTCCTCCACCGGCGGTTCCTCCACCGGCGGTTCGTCCTCCGGCTCCGGCGGGACTTCCACGGGCGGCGGGGGCAGCGTCTCCTACAAGAACTGCACTGCCGTCCGCGCGGCCGGAGCCGCCCCGATCCGGCGCGGCGACCCCGGCTACGGCAAACACCTCGACCGCGACGGCGACGGCGTGGCCTGCGAGTGA
- a CDS encoding helix-turn-helix domain-containing protein, which translates to MADDYLVRIGKLIRDARQHRGWTQSQLADALGTSQSAVNRIERGNQNISLEMIARIGEALDSEIVSLGYAGPMHLRVVGGRRLSGAIDVKTSKNACVALLCASLLNKGRTVLRRVARIEEVYRLLEVLGSIGVRTRWINDGVDLELIPPARLDMESMDADAARRTRSIIMFLGPLLHRMDQFRLPYAGGCDLGTRTIEPHMIALRRFGLDITATEGIYHARVATGVSPDRPIVLTERGDTVTENALLAAARHDGVTVIRNASSNYMVQDLCFFLEALGVKVEGIGTTTLTVHGIPNIDVDVDYCPSEDPVEAMSLLAAAVVTESELTIRRVPIEFMEIELAVLEEMGLDHDRSAEYSADNGRTRLVDLTVRPSKLEAPIDKIHPMPFPGLNIDNVPFFAAIAAVAQGQTLIHDWVYDNRAIYLTDLNRLGGRLQLLDPHRVLVEGPTRWRAAEMMCPPALRPAVVVLLAMMAAEGTSVLRNVYVINRGYEELAERLNSVGAQIEIFRDI; encoded by the coding sequence ATGGCAGACGACTACCTCGTACGCATCGGCAAGCTCATCCGTGACGCCCGGCAGCACCGGGGCTGGACACAGAGTCAGCTCGCCGACGCACTCGGCACCAGCCAGAGCGCCGTGAACCGGATCGAGCGCGGCAACCAGAACATCAGCCTTGAGATGATCGCCCGTATCGGCGAGGCGCTCGACAGCGAGATCGTCTCTCTGGGCTACGCCGGTCCGATGCACCTGCGCGTCGTCGGCGGCCGCCGGCTCTCCGGTGCCATCGATGTCAAGACGAGCAAGAACGCCTGTGTCGCCCTGCTGTGCGCCTCGTTGCTCAACAAGGGCCGTACGGTGCTGCGGCGCGTCGCCCGCATCGAGGAGGTCTACCGGCTCCTCGAGGTCCTCGGCTCCATCGGTGTCCGCACCCGCTGGATCAACGACGGCGTGGACCTGGAGCTGATCCCGCCGGCCCGCCTCGACATGGAGTCCATGGACGCGGACGCCGCCCGCCGGACCCGGAGCATCATCATGTTCCTGGGCCCCCTGCTGCACCGCATGGACCAGTTCCGCCTCCCGTACGCGGGCGGCTGCGACCTCGGCACCCGCACCATCGAGCCGCACATGATCGCCCTGCGCCGCTTCGGCCTGGACATCACCGCGACCGAGGGCATCTACCACGCGCGGGTCGCGACCGGCGTCTCCCCCGACCGCCCGATCGTGCTGACCGAACGCGGGGACACGGTCACCGAGAACGCCCTCCTGGCCGCGGCCCGGCACGACGGTGTCACGGTCATCCGCAACGCCTCCTCCAACTACATGGTCCAGGACCTGTGCTTCTTCCTGGAGGCACTGGGCGTCAAGGTCGAGGGCATCGGCACCACGACCCTGACCGTCCACGGCATCCCCAACATCGACGTGGACGTGGACTACTGCCCGTCCGAGGACCCGGTCGAGGCGATGAGCCTGCTCGCCGCCGCGGTGGTCACGGAGTCGGAGCTGACCATCCGCCGGGTCCCGATCGAGTTCATGGAGATCGAGCTCGCGGTCCTGGAGGAGATGGGCCTGGACCACGACCGCTCGGCGGAGTACAGCGCCGACAACGGCCGCACCCGCCTGGTCGACCTCACGGTCCGCCCGTCGAAGCTCGAAGCCCCGATCGACAAGATCCACCCGATGCCGTTCCCCGGGCTGAACATCGACAACGTCCCGTTCTTCGCGGCCATCGCCGCCGTGGCGCAGGGCCAGACCCTGATCCACGACTGGGTCTACGACAACCGCGCCATCTACCTGACCGACCTCAACCGCCTCGGCGGCCGCCTGCAACTCCTGGACCCCCACCGCGTCCTGGTCGAGGGCCCGACCCGCTGGCGCGCGGCGGAAATGATGTGCCCCCCGGCCCTGCGCCCGGCGGTGGTGGTCCTCCTCGCGATGATGGCGGCGGAGGGCACCTCGGTCCTGCGCAACGTCTACGTCATCAACCGCGGCTACGAGGAACTGGCCGAACGCCTCAACTCGGTGGGCGCCCAGATCGAGATCTTCCGCGACATCTGA
- a CDS encoding S9 family peptidase — MDDFLRLSASTARYTYGAPRAFAFGDDGRLLWFLRSTGPTDPFESLWVLDTATGTESCRADPRELCPVPGEVPLAERRLRERIRLVAAGIGSYALSGDGRSAVFALYGRLYEVAAEGTGRPEPVPAAGPALDPRPNADGSRTAYVSADALYVTPGGRVSPDDGARWGLAEFAAAEELSRARGHWWSPDGVTLLAARVVESALQRRYFTDPARPELPAEDFAYPEAGGPNADVQLWVLGPDGERIRLDWDAGTYPYVSDAGWESPREILLTVQDRLQRNVLLLSADPATGRTRELSRTTHPQWVDPLPGTPARLPDGRLLTSADTPAGAARALAVDGALITGDGVQVRRVAGIHEGRLLVEAGLRDPAEQQVLLLDPATGEQTPLADGPGVHSVQAGAGTLLLTSADADGYRRLVRTADGREFVPADLSQPLPYRVAPVLERVTEHGVPTSLVLPRDHVPGRRLPVLMDSYGGPGFQDVSAEPRRWQARQWWADQGFAVVTVDNRGTPYVSPAFTHAMYRGFSEVTLEDQVAALQALGARHRDLDLGRVGVRGWSYGGYLSALAVLRRPDVFHAAAAGAAPTDFRHYDTAYTERYLGLPQDEPEAYDRDSLLPDAPKLTRPLLLVTGLADDNVHPSHTLRLSQALTNASRPHHLLALPGVTHMTPGGTREKVMALELEFFRRELA; from the coding sequence ATGGATGACTTCCTCCGGCTCTCCGCGAGCACCGCCCGGTACACGTACGGCGCCCCGCGCGCCTTCGCCTTCGGGGACGACGGGCGGCTGCTCTGGTTCCTCCGGTCCACCGGCCCCACCGACCCCTTCGAGAGCCTCTGGGTCCTCGACACGGCCACCGGCACCGAGTCCTGCCGTGCCGACCCCCGCGAACTGTGCCCCGTACCCGGAGAGGTCCCCCTCGCCGAGCGCCGCCTGCGCGAGCGGATCCGCCTCGTCGCCGCCGGCATCGGCTCGTACGCGCTCTCCGGCGACGGCCGCAGCGCCGTCTTCGCGCTCTACGGACGGCTGTACGAGGTCGCCGCCGAGGGGACCGGCCGGCCCGAGCCCGTCCCGGCCGCCGGACCCGCCCTGGACCCCCGCCCCAACGCCGACGGCTCGCGCACCGCGTACGTCAGCGCCGACGCCCTGTACGTCACCCCCGGCGGCCGGGTCAGCCCCGACGACGGGGCCCGCTGGGGCCTCGCCGAGTTCGCGGCCGCCGAGGAGCTGAGCCGGGCCCGAGGCCACTGGTGGTCCCCGGACGGGGTCACCCTGCTGGCGGCGCGGGTCGTCGAATCCGCCCTCCAGCGCCGGTACTTCACCGACCCCGCGCGCCCGGAGCTCCCGGCCGAGGACTTCGCCTACCCCGAGGCGGGCGGCCCCAACGCCGACGTCCAGCTGTGGGTGCTGGGCCCGGACGGGGAGCGGATACGGCTCGACTGGGACGCCGGGACCTACCCGTACGTCTCCGACGCGGGCTGGGAGTCGCCCCGCGAGATCCTGCTGACGGTCCAGGACCGGCTCCAGCGCAACGTCCTGCTGCTCTCCGCCGACCCGGCCACCGGCCGCACCCGGGAGCTGTCCCGCACCACGCACCCGCAGTGGGTGGACCCCCTCCCCGGCACCCCCGCCCGGCTCCCCGACGGACGGCTGCTCACCTCCGCCGACACCCCGGCCGGCGCCGCCCGCGCCCTCGCCGTCGACGGCGCGCTGATCACGGGCGACGGGGTCCAGGTCCGCCGCGTGGCCGGGATCCACGAGGGCCGGCTGCTGGTCGAGGCCGGGCTGCGCGACCCCGCGGAGCAGCAGGTGCTGCTGCTCGACCCCGCGACCGGGGAGCAGACCCCGCTCGCCGACGGGCCCGGGGTGCACAGCGTCCAGGCCGGGGCCGGGACGCTGCTGCTGACCTCCGCCGACGCCGACGGGTACCGGCGCCTCGTACGGACCGCTGACGGGCGGGAGTTCGTCCCCGCCGACCTGTCCCAGCCCCTGCCGTACCGGGTGGCGCCGGTCCTGGAGCGGGTCACCGAGCACGGCGTGCCGACCTCCCTGGTGCTCCCCCGCGACCACGTACCCGGGCGGCGGCTGCCGGTCCTGATGGACAGCTACGGCGGCCCCGGCTTCCAGGACGTCTCCGCCGAGCCGCGCCGCTGGCAGGCCCGGCAGTGGTGGGCCGACCAGGGCTTCGCCGTGGTGACGGTCGACAACCGCGGCACCCCGTACGTCTCCCCCGCCTTCACGCACGCCATGTACCGCGGGTTCTCCGAGGTCACCCTGGAGGACCAGGTCGCGGCCCTCCAGGCCCTCGGCGCCCGCCACCGCGACCTCGACCTCGGCCGGGTCGGCGTCCGCGGCTGGTCCTACGGCGGCTACCTGTCGGCCCTGGCCGTGCTGCGCCGCCCGGACGTCTTCCACGCGGCGGCCGCCGGGGCCGCGCCGACCGACTTCCGGCACTACGACACGGCGTACACCGAGCGCTATTTGGGCCTGCCCCAGGACGAACCGGAGGCCTACGACAGGGACTCGCTCCTGCCCGACGCCCCGAAGCTGACCCGCCCGCTCCTCCTGGTCACGGGCCTGGCCGACGACAACGTCCACCCCTCCCACACCCTGCGCCTGTCCCAGGCCCTCACGAACGCGAGCCGCCCGCACCACCTGCTGGCCCTGCCGGGCGTCACGCACATGACGCCGGGTGGGACGAGGGAGAAGGTGATGGCTCTGGAGCTGGAGTTCTTCCGCCGCGAACTGGCCTGA